From Rhododendron vialii isolate Sample 1 chromosome 10a, ASM3025357v1, the proteins below share one genomic window:
- the LOC131304350 gene encoding uncharacterized protein LOC131304350: protein MEKLLKPYDREYMKMAMLKHEETFKHQVYELHRLYRIQKILMKSIENRRTNGSMNCERYWDSTHHNNNICRNSRPGIDLEQPAEEYIAECDGNGELEIEDESEIKLTLGPSSYGRRKKAQTTPGSSVSGASFSSSCSAGEEELLKGDKWTRNSSFGAEEELRIGRLEHHPWLFQALSLNMT, encoded by the exons ATGGAGAAGCTATTGAAGCCATATGACAGAGAATATATGAAGATGGCCATGTTGAAGCATGAAGAAACCTTCAAACATCAG GTTTATGAACTCCATCGTTTATACCGCATCCAGAAGATTTTGATGAAAAGCATCGAAAACAGAAGGACGAACGGATCAATGAACTGCGAAAGATACTGGGACTCTACTCACCATAACAACAATATATGTCGAAATTCGCGACCTGGGATTGACTTGGAACAACCTGCAGAGGAGTATATCGCAGAATGCGATGGGAACGGAGAGCTGGAGATTGAAGATGAGAGTGAAATCAAATTGACATTAGGCCCCTCAAGTTATGGCCGAAGAAAGAAAGCTCAGACGACCCCCGGAAGTTCGGTTTCCGGAGcaagcttttcttcttcttgttcagcAGGGGAAGAAGAATTACTAAAAGGTGATAAATGGACAAGAAACAGCAGTTTTGGTGCTGAAGAAGAGTTGAGAATAGGTAGATTGGAACACCATCCTTGGCTTTTCCAAGCTCTTAGTCTGAACAtgacttga
- the LOC131303926 gene encoding BTB/POZ domain-containing protein SR1IP1, giving the protein MVDLDQEETSPPTTANMFAKKNDLLSTAMKRTSEWISSQEIPSDVTVHAVGTPFPLHKFPLVAKCGYIRQLVSESSDADLSTIELPDIPGGAEAFELAAKFCYGINFEISTENIAMLRCVSEYLEMTEDYSVGNLVGRTESYLNEVALRSLSGAISILLASESLLPMAETVKLVSRCIDTIAYMACKDTQFPMSESDSGIEGLNSSSSGSQLKPLIVDWWVEDLTVLRIDIFQRVLIAMMARGFKQYALGPILMLYAQQSLRGLEIFGKGRKKIEPRQEHEKRVVLETIVSLLPREKNAMSVSFLSMLLRAAIYLETTVACRLNLEKRLGLQLGQAVLDDLLIPSFSFTGDTVFDVDAVQRIMMNYLECETDGSRLGYSGEDDFFSPPPSDTERVGRLMESYLAEIASDRNLSVSKFISLGELVPEQSRVTEDGMYRAIDIYLKAHPNLSDLERKKVCSVMDCQKLSREACAHAAQNDRLPVQTVVQVLYYEQQRLREAVNGSESPAPPPHTVNLYTTTTYSHPVPDELSTLRRENQDLKFELLKMKTKLKEIEKPAGDKSAIGSPSRSPLPSFDKPPLPRKSFIGSVSKKLGRLYPFVRDGAAPPKGRTKPPKDRRHSVS; this is encoded by the exons ATGGTGGATCTTGATCAAGAGGAAACTTCACCACCCACCACTGCTAACATGTTTGCCAAGAAGAACGATCTCCTCTCCACTGCCATGAAGAGAACCAGTGAATG GATTTCTTCCCAAGAGATTCCCAGTGATGTCACAGTTCATGCTGTAGGAACTCCCTTCCCATTGCACAAG TTTCCATTAGTCGCAAAGTGTGGATACATAAGGCAACTGGTGTCTGAATCAAGTGATGCCGATCTCTCTACAATTGAACTCCCTGATATTCCGGGTGGGGCAGAAGCATTTGAACTTGCAGCAAAATTTTGTTACGGAATCAACTTCGAAATAAGTACTGAAAACATTGCCATGCTCAGGTGCGTGTCCGAATACCTTGAAATGACAGAGGACTACTCTGTTGGAAACCTGGTGGGAAGAACAGAATCCTACTTGAACGAAGTCGCGCTCAGGAGCCTTTCAGGAGCAATTTCCATTCTGCTGGCATCCGAAAGCCTCCTTCCGATGGCCGAAACAGTTAAATTGGTCAGCCGATGTATTGATACGATTGCATATATGGCATGCAAGGATACTCAGTTTCCTATGTCAGAGAGTGATAGTGGCATTGAGGGTTTGAATTCTTCTTCCTCAGGGTCTCAACTGAAACCACTTATTGTTGATTGGTGGGTTGAAGATCTAACTGTTCTCAGAATTGATATCTTCCAGAGGGTACTGATTGCAATGATGGCAAGAGGGTTTAAGCAATATGCATTGGGTCCAATTCTCATGCTCTATGCTCAGCAATCTCTTAGAGGTTTG GAAATTTTTGGCAAGGGGAGGAAGAAAATCGAGCCAAGACAAGAGCACGAGAAGAGGGTGGTTTTGGAAACAATAGTTAGTCTTCTGCCAAGGGAGAAGAACGCCATGTCAGTTAGCTTTCTCTCAATGCTGCTTAGGGCTGCAATATACCTAGAGACGACGGTTGCCTGCCGGCTCAACTTGGAGAAGAGATTGGGGCTGCAGCTCGGGCAGGCTGTTCTCGACGATCTTTTGATCCCTTCGTTTTCCTTCACAGGGGACACGGTTTTCGATGTGGATGCGGTGCAGCGGATCATGATGAATTACCTCGAATGTGAGACGGATGGGAGTCGTTTGGGCTACAGCGGAGAGGacgattttttctctcctcCCCCAAGTGACACGGAGAGGGTCGGGAGGCTGATGGAAAGCTACCTTGCTGAAATTGCATCCGATAGAAACTTATCGGTGTCGAAATTCATCAGTCTCGGTGAACTTGTGCCGGAGCAGTCAAGGGTTACAGAGGATGGGATGTATAGAGCCATTGATATTTACTTGAAG GCCCATCCAAACTTGAGTGACTTGGAAAGGAAGAAAGTATGCAGTGTGATGGACTGTCAAAAACTGTCTCGGGAGGCCTGCGCGCACGCCGCCCAAAACGACCGCCTCCCCGTCCAAACCGTGGTCCAAGTGCTTTACTACGAGCAACAAAGGCTCCGTGAGGCCGTGAACGGCTCTGAATCCCCTGCTCCTCCGCCCCACACCGTGAACctttacaccaccaccacctataGCCACCCGGTCCCGGATGAGCTCTCCACTCTAAGAAGGGAAAATCAGGACCTCAAATTTGAACTACTGAAAATGAAAACGAagttgaaagaaattgagaaaccAGCTGGTGATAAATCAGCGATAGGGAGCCCATCGCGGAGCCCATTGCCATCTTTTGATAAGCCTCCTCTTCCTCGAAAATCATTCATAGGCTCAGTGTCTAAGAAACTTGGACGATTGTATCCTTTTGTGCGCGATGGAGCCGCGCCTCCCAAAGGTCGGACCAAACCTCCCAAAGACCGGCGACATTCCGTATCTTAA